The proteins below come from a single Psychrobacter sp. PL19 genomic window:
- a CDS encoding DUF5020 family protein, translating into MHLNLLTSLPPSTKSFKAKLAYMKPLTTAAVAIIALGTMTTGAHAKMLFGGTSITGLYGDNFKLTPNLDDNTLKVMTLEHASTHTWGGVFFFVDRIQGDDYDLKNKDGDVIGTKEFKETYGELAPKLKLATFDTGLIKQVNLAGQYEFGSNGKGFSQDNYLVGVGADLNLPIPNMKYASASIYQAFNSQNNSDDQQITLTYGWEKNNFVIDGYIDYSFNSENDEIKDNIHINPQIKYNLQKVLGIDNRLEVGMEYSYWKNKFGSDETQSAPSALVKFHF; encoded by the coding sequence GTGCATTTAAATCTACTTACTAGCCTGCCACCTTCTACCAAATCATTTAAAGCTAAGCTGGCTTATATGAAGCCATTAACCACTGCCGCCGTTGCTATCATTGCTTTAGGCACCATGACTACTGGTGCTCACGCTAAAATGCTGTTTGGTGGTACCAGCATCACTGGACTATATGGTGATAACTTTAAATTAACCCCTAATCTAGATGATAATACTCTTAAGGTCATGACCCTAGAGCATGCTTCCACTCATACTTGGGGCGGCGTATTCTTCTTCGTTGATCGTATCCAAGGTGATGATTACGACTTGAAAAATAAGGACGGGGACGTTATTGGTACTAAAGAGTTTAAAGAAACGTATGGTGAGCTTGCCCCTAAGCTTAAGCTTGCAACCTTTGATACTGGCCTTATCAAACAAGTTAACTTGGCAGGTCAGTATGAGTTTGGCTCAAACGGCAAAGGCTTTAGTCAAGACAACTATTTAGTGGGCGTCGGTGCAGATCTGAACTTACCGATTCCGAATATGAAATACGCGTCTGCCTCTATATACCAGGCATTTAACAGCCAAAATAATTCAGATGACCAACAAATCACCTTAACCTATGGTTGGGAGAAGAATAACTTTGTCATCGACGGTTATATTGATTACTCTTTTAACAGTGAAAACGATGAAATTAAAGACAACATTCATATCAATCCACAAATAAAATATAACCTACAAAAAGTATTGGGTATCGACAATCGCTTAGAAGTGGGCATGGAATACAGTTACTGGAAAAACAAATTCGGTTCTGACGAGACACAAAGTGCGCCTAGTGCCTTGGTTAAATTCCACTTTTAA
- the cas6f gene encoding type I-F CRISPR-associated endoribonuclease Cas6/Csy4 encodes MSQLTHYQEITIIPDPDIAPYFIWSKLFTQLHISLAEVKNKHGIESIGVSFPDYHYDDKGKSSKLGLKLRVFALSQKDLETLSLNSWLSRLTDYVHIKSISEVGDKAKSHLVVSRYRPKNPLKQAEEFAKHKDISLENALVHCAAHKQDNKPYPHINLKSETNQQPYKLAIFQEVTASACKGTFNVYGMNNKIGQVTVPHW; translated from the coding sequence ATGAGTCAATTGACGCATTACCAAGAAATCACCATTATTCCCGATCCTGATATTGCACCCTACTTTATCTGGAGTAAGCTGTTTACGCAGTTGCATATCAGCTTAGCTGAGGTCAAAAACAAGCATGGCATCGAGTCAATCGGTGTCAGCTTTCCTGACTATCATTATGATGACAAGGGTAAATCATCCAAGCTTGGGCTTAAGCTACGAGTATTTGCACTCAGCCAAAAGGATTTAGAAACATTAAGTCTCAACAGTTGGCTATCAAGACTAACTGATTATGTGCATATTAAAAGTATTAGTGAGGTCGGTGATAAAGCAAAAAGTCATCTGGTGGTCAGCCGTTATCGTCCAAAAAATCCGCTCAAGCAAGCTGAAGAATTTGCTAAACACAAAGACATCAGCCTTGAAAATGCGCTTGTACACTGTGCTGCGCATAAACAGGATAATAAGCCCTATCCTCATATCAACTTAAAAAGTGAGACCAATCAACAACCTTATAAACTGGCAATTTTTCAAGAAGTAACTGCCAGCGCTTGTAAAGGCACGTTCAATGTTTATGGTATGAATAATAAAATAGGTCAGGTTACCGTGCCGCATTGGTAA
- the csy3 gene encoding type I-F CRISPR-associated protein Csy3, with amino-acid sequence MSKLALKTASVLAFERNLDISDGFFAQTNSQDVNTKVTPVIIKEKSVRGTISNRQKNAIANDPTKLDAEIQKANLQTVDSASLDESNDTLVVTWSGKVLPFTGKPNVCNDQDYQQALVATVKSYLDGEGVSELARRYATNIANARWLWRNRVGAQSIKVEVSCDTDGKQQQLSFDAKSISLHNFNEPSNDVNKLASIIERGLTGNAFVILYVKSFAIMGYGQEVYPSQELVLDTGKTKSKILYEVNGKAGMHSQKVSNAIRTIDDWYPNAEFPIAIEPYGAVTTMGTAFRQPKDKMDFYSLFDNWVLKGEAPDASQQHYVMGVLIRGGVFGASGKE; translated from the coding sequence ATGTCAAAATTAGCCCTAAAAACCGCATCCGTCCTCGCTTTTGAGCGTAATCTTGATATTTCAGATGGCTTTTTTGCACAAACGAACAGCCAAGATGTCAATACAAAAGTAACGCCTGTTATCATCAAAGAAAAGTCTGTGCGCGGTACGATTAGCAACCGTCAAAAAAATGCTATCGCCAACGACCCTACAAAGCTTGACGCTGAAATTCAAAAGGCCAATCTACAAACCGTGGATTCAGCTTCGTTAGACGAGAGTAATGATACATTGGTCGTGACGTGGAGCGGTAAGGTATTGCCATTTACCGGTAAGCCTAATGTCTGTAATGACCAAGATTATCAGCAAGCATTGGTAGCAACAGTGAAAAGTTATCTTGATGGCGAAGGTGTTAGCGAATTAGCGCGTCGTTATGCAACTAACATTGCTAATGCGCGTTGGTTATGGCGCAATCGCGTCGGCGCTCAAAGCATTAAAGTTGAGGTCAGCTGCGATACCGATGGTAAGCAACAGCAGTTGAGCTTTGACGCTAAATCGATCTCATTGCATAACTTTAATGAACCAAGCAATGATGTTAATAAACTTGCCAGCATCATTGAACGTGGACTGACAGGTAACGCTTTTGTTATTTTATACGTAAAATCCTTTGCCATTATGGGCTACGGTCAAGAAGTCTATCCTTCACAAGAGCTGGTGCTCGATACTGGTAAGACCAAAAGTAAAATTCTGTATGAAGTCAACGGTAAGGCTGGCATGCACTCGCAAAAAGTCAGCAACGCCATTCGCACTATTGATGATTGGTATCCTAATGCCGAGTTCCCTATTGCCATCGAACCGTATGGCGCAGTGACGACTATGGGTACAGCATTCCGCCAGCCTAAAGACAAAATGGACTTTTATAGCCTATTTGATAACTGGGTACTCAAAGGTGAAGCCCCAGACGCCAGCCAGCAACACTATGTGATGGGCGTGCTTATTCGTGGCGGTGTGTTCGGTGCCAGCGGTAAGGAGTAA